A single genomic interval of Nostoc commune NIES-4072 harbors:
- a CDS encoding Uma2 family endonuclease, whose product MTIAINQPIQQKPLSFDEFLACYSGDKRYELIDGEVFDLEPTGLHEQVAAFITTKICVQIDGAGLPWFVLQRGLLRPSNTGMTAFRPDVAVVDPDELIKEPLWSDQSILTLGSSIKFVAEVVSSNWQNDYARKVEDYAVLGIPEYWIADYAANGGTRHIGKPKQPTLSICTLMNGEYEIQQFRGNQTIVSLTFPDLKLTAEQVLRAGR is encoded by the coding sequence ATGACTATTGCGATCAACCAACCAATACAACAGAAGCCACTCAGCTTTGATGAGTTTCTCGCCTGTTATAGTGGCGATAAGCGTTATGAACTGATCGATGGAGAGGTGTTTGACTTGGAACCAACAGGTCTCCATGAACAGGTTGCAGCCTTCATTACCACAAAGATTTGTGTCCAAATCGACGGAGCAGGCTTACCTTGGTTTGTCCTTCAGCGAGGACTATTGCGCCCTTCTAACACTGGTATGACAGCATTTCGACCTGATGTTGCAGTTGTCGATCCAGATGAACTTATCAAAGAACCGCTTTGGTCTGACCAATCAATCCTAACACTGGGCAGTTCGATTAAATTTGTGGCGGAAGTTGTTAGTAGCAACTGGCAAAATGATTATGCCCGTAAGGTTGAAGACTACGCGGTTTTAGGCATTCCCGAATATTGGATTGCAGACTACGCAGCTAATGGTGGTACTCGACACATTGGCAAGCCCAAACAACCCACCCTCTCTATCTGTACGCTAATGAATGGGGAGTATGAAATTCAGCAGTTTCGAGGCAATCAGACCATCGTCTCTCTAACTTTCCCAGATTTAAAACTAACGGCTGAACAGGTGTTGAGGGCTGGTAGATAA